The Primulina eburnea isolate SZY01 chromosome 8, ASM2296580v1, whole genome shotgun sequence genome contains a region encoding:
- the LOC140839197 gene encoding uncharacterized protein, with translation MRAWATWMERLSLIHKKKECSSGISTDWSEILLHDIQHSRLALSPLLGTRQCTSPGKWVAPPKDKLRLDVDTAYNEESNCYAIGGVVRNHEGQPVLAFGKKINKPQSIAYAELLVIENGLKISQMSNLLLHQVTSDSLLAVQAVTRLEENLSYIWSIATDIRILLDSLSNTSLSHIRRSTNIVAHSIASFAISSSSHFVWDIEDFPI, from the coding sequence ATGCGAGCTTGGGCAACCTGGATGGAACGACTAAGTTTGATTCACAAGAAAAAAGAATGTTCTAGCGGTATTAGTACTGATTGGAGTGAGATTCTATTACATGATATCCAACATTCGAGACTAGCTCTCTCTCCTCTGTTGGGAACTCGCCAGTGTACTTCACCTGGGAAATGGGTTGCTCCACCAAAAGACAAACTCAGATTGGATGTTGATACAGCCTATAATGAAGAATCAAATTGTTATGCAATTGGAGGGGTGGTCAGAAACCATGAGGGGCAACCAGTTCTTGCATTTGGAAAGAAAATTAACAAACCTCAATCTATCGCATATGCTGAACTTCTGGTTATTGAAAACGGTTTAAAGATCTCTCAAATGAGCAACCTATTGCTTCATCAAGTCACCTCAGATTCTCTACTAGCCGTGCAAGCAGTCACAAGGTTGGAAGAGAATCTCAGTTACATATGGTCAATTGCTACAGATATCAGAATTCTCCTGGACTCCTTAAGTAACACTTCACTTAGCCATATTCGACGATCGACGAATATAGTTGCACACTCGATTGCTTCTTTTGCTATTTCTTCCTCCTCTCATTTTGTGTGGGATATTGAAGATTTTCCTATTTGA